One genomic segment of Drosophila melanogaster chromosome 3L includes these proteins:
- the CG14111 gene encoding uncharacterized protein — protein sequence MKTSWSFSCGVLLLCGIMCSGQNVTKSNNSQDIITVKVLPQSISSDPSTGSSSSTTATPTATTPKLKSNPTAKSAIQAHEIEEEDDDFHNDRLPALSEDEYNNLSEDANPLHFLKQQPLDLENVEPQQKPESQTESKPDPQVMAPQTAGSPIYITIPIYISTGGKLPISLTIGDQDLSLKKESGSGSSKKNHSTKSPNSFFNRLLQQIESPKRRTTNRHRSQLKSHVYAMKEMDNQGNKDGKKLKILLHSPMQ from the exons TTTTGCTCCTGTGTGGGATTATGTGCTCTGGCCAGAATGTAACGAAATCAAACAATAGCCAGGACATCATCACAGTGAAGGTCTTGCCGCAGTCAATATCTTCAGATCCTTCAACTGGTTCTTCCAGCTCAACCACCGCCACACCCACAGCCACAACTCCCAAACTAAAATCCAATCCTACAGCCAAGTCCGCCATACAGGCTCACGAaatcgaggaggaggacgacgacTTCCACAACGATCGTCTTCCCGCCTTATCAGAGGATGAGTACAACAACCTGAGTGAGGACGCCAATCCGCTGCACTTCCTTAAGCAACAGCCCCTGGATCTTGAAAATGTGGAG cCGCAGCAGAAGCCTGAATCTCAAACCGAGAGTAAGCCAGATCCGCAAGTGATGGCTCCACAAACCGCCGGCTCACCCATCTACATAACCATTCCCATTTACATAAGCACGGGCGGTAAGCTGCCCATTAGTTTGACCATTGGAGATCAGGATTTGTCATTGAAAAAGGAAAGCGGATCTGGATCCAGCAAGAAGAATCACTCTACCAAATCACCGAACTCGTTCTTCAATCGCTTGCTGCAGCAGATTGAGTCTCCCAAGAGACGAACCACCAATCGCCATCGCAGCCAACTCAAGAGTCACGTATATGCGATGAAGGAGATGGACAACCAGGGGAACAAGGATGGCAAGAAACTCAAGATTTTGCTTCATAGCCCAATGCAATAA
- the CG14107 gene encoding uncharacterized protein — MVRPIYLALAALFVLTCSVGAAPLAETEANATEELAVSKQDPQVVNSSADSSEEKDDDEEEDEAQKVEEETNEDDDDDEEDDDEDDSVIRRRREAETTEEPSEEAATEIPNEDQKVDATTGAAPTRKPVLVLIRDALKKVTTDLPTAQVANNALQYFQQFEHFIQQAIEEVIGDDDDEEETPSTVIPETETTIEDNKKPEGENAEKIPEVEVPAVVSEKETLAVEPMKMEESAPSTSAPVSNAV, encoded by the exons ATGGTTAGACCCATTTACCTGGCCCTCG CCGCTCTTTTCGTGCTGACGTGCTCTGTTGGTGCAGCCCCATTGGCGGAGACGGAAGCCAACGCCACTGAGGAGTTAGCCGTCTCAAAACAGGATCCGCAGGTTGTAAACTCCAGTGCTGATAGCAGTGAGGAGAAAGACGATGACGAAGAGGAGGATGAGGCTCAAAAGGTGGAGGAGGAGACCAACgaggatgacgatgatgatgaagaggacgacgacgaagaTGACTCGGTGATCCGGAGACGTCGTGAGGCGGAGACCACTGAGGAACCTTCGGAGGAGGCAGCCACCGAAATTCCCAACGAGGATCAGAAGGTGGATGCCACCACTGGAGCAGCTCCAACACGAAAACCCGTACTCGTGCTCATTCGTGATGCCCTGAAGAAGGTCACCACCGATCTGCCCACCGCCCAGGTGGCTAACAATGCTCTGCAGTACTTCCAGCAGTTCGAACACTTCATCCAACAGGCCATCGAGGAGGTAATCggcgatgacgacgatgaaGAGGAAACTCCATCTACAGTTATTCCCGAAACGGAAACCACAATCGAGGATAACAAGAAGCCCGAGGGTGAGAACGCGGAAAAGATCCCGGAAGTTGAGGTCCCTGCTGTCGTTTCCGAAAAGGAGACTCTGGCAGTGGAACCCATGAAGATGGAGGAGTCTGCCCCATCGACTTCGGCTCCTGTCAGCAATGCTGTCTAG
- the ImpL1 gene encoding Ecdysone-inducible gene L1, isoform C encodes MRPYQVVCIVVAALLLLEAIPADAKRRKHKGSDHHYEKSDPHKTKTKTKWSSSTDLAGNTPISTEEHGYYVKRTFAAPGEIGAAQKRLSPPYLAIPIAWFSCESGQKNCQSSNSAAINSAAQSLSEGYLCDDDCDELYEPICGRTTSEVAVFYNKCKLGVAKCRSHGLWTDFAYAECQAKYPQETAYADKKFRSSPYFRDAAIVEQLKLEEEKRKQEEEQHKLEKEQKKKEKAEKNKNEKDSSESSEEKDDQKENKQKDPLSLMPQKKVESTQKPVPVPIQVAVPKPVSVLEPAKTTEDIAMPPMPLKDTPTPKPLEIAPLHQQTQPKGKDIDRLKYQVA; translated from the exons ATGAGGCCATACCAAGTAGTTTGCATCGTAG TAGCAGCTCTGCTGCTTTTGGAGGCGATTCCCGCGGATGCAAAGCGGCGCAAGCACAAGGGCTCCGATCATCACTATGAAAAGTCTGATCCCCACAAGACCAAGACAAAGACCAAGTGGTCTAGCTCCACGGATTTGGCTGGAAACACTCCAATTTCCACCGAAGAGCACGGCTACTATGTAAAGCGCACCTTTGCGGCTCCCGGTGAGATTGGAGCCGCACAGAAGCGTCTAAGTCCCCCCTATTTGGCCATTCCCATCGCCTGGTTCAGCTGTGAGTCGGGCCAGAAGAATTGCCAGTCTTCCAATTCCGCGGCTATCAACAGTGCCGCGCAGTCCTTGAGCGAGGGCTATCTGTGCGACGATGATTGCGATGAACTGTACGAGCCCATCTGCGGCAGGACCACCTCAGAGGTGGCCGTTTTCTACAACAAGTGCAAGTTGGGTGTAGCCAAGTGCCGATCCCACGGTCTTTGGACGGACTTCGCCTATGCCGAGTGCCAGGCGAAATATCCGCAGGAAACTGCCTATGCCGACAAGAAGTTCCGGTCATCGCCTTATTTCCGGGATGCGGCCATCGTGGAGCAATTGAagctggaggaggagaagcGTAAGCAGGAGGAGGAACAACACAAGCTGGAGAAGGAGCaaaagaagaaggagaagGCTGAGAAAAATAAGAACGAGAAGGACAGCAGCGAAAGCAGCGAGGAGAAGGATgaccaaaaggaaaacaagcaGAAGGATCCCCTTTCCCTAATGCCACAGAAGAAAGTGGAATCCACCCAGAAGCCAGTGCCAGTTCCTATTCAAGTAGCAGTTCCAAAACCAGTTTCAGTTTTGGAGCCTGCAAAGACGACCGAGGACATCGCTATGCCGCCTATGCCACTGAAGGACACTCCCACGCCCAAACCTCTGGAGATCGCGCCCCTTCACCAGCAGACCCAACCCAAGGGCAAGGACATTGATAGGCTCAAGTACCAAGTAGCTTAG
- the ImpL1 gene encoding Ecdysone-inducible gene L1, isoform A, whose protein sequence is MRPYQVVCIVAVAALLLLEAIPADAKRRKHKGSDHHYEKSDPHKTKTKTKWSSSTDLAGNTPISTEEHGYYVKRTFAAPGEIGAAQKRLSPPYLAIPIAWFSCESGQKNCQSSNSAAINSAAQSLSEGYLCDDDCDELYEPICGRTTSEVAVFYNKCKLGVAKCRSHGLWTDFAYAECQAKYPQETAYADKKFRSSPYFRDAAIVEQLKLEEEKRKQEEEQHKLEKEQKKKEKAEKNKNEKDSSESSEEKDDQKENKQKDPLSLMPQKKVESTQKPVPVPIQVAVPKPVSVLEPAKTTEDIAMPPMPLKDTPTPKPLEIAPLHQQTQPKGKDIDRLKYQVA, encoded by the exons ATGAGGCCATACCAAGTAGTTTGCATCGTAG CAGTAGCAGCTCTGCTGCTTTTGGAGGCGATTCCCGCGGATGCAAAGCGGCGCAAGCACAAGGGCTCCGATCATCACTATGAAAAGTCTGATCCCCACAAGACCAAGACAAAGACCAAGTGGTCTAGCTCCACGGATTTGGCTGGAAACACTCCAATTTCCACCGAAGAGCACGGCTACTATGTAAAGCGCACCTTTGCGGCTCCCGGTGAGATTGGAGCCGCACAGAAGCGTCTAAGTCCCCCCTATTTGGCCATTCCCATCGCCTGGTTCAGCTGTGAGTCGGGCCAGAAGAATTGCCAGTCTTCCAATTCCGCGGCTATCAACAGTGCCGCGCAGTCCTTGAGCGAGGGCTATCTGTGCGACGATGATTGCGATGAACTGTACGAGCCCATCTGCGGCAGGACCACCTCAGAGGTGGCCGTTTTCTACAACAAGTGCAAGTTGGGTGTAGCCAAGTGCCGATCCCACGGTCTTTGGACGGACTTCGCCTATGCCGAGTGCCAGGCGAAATATCCGCAGGAAACTGCCTATGCCGACAAGAAGTTCCGGTCATCGCCTTATTTCCGGGATGCGGCCATCGTGGAGCAATTGAagctggaggaggagaagcGTAAGCAGGAGGAGGAACAACACAAGCTGGAGAAGGAGCaaaagaagaaggagaagGCTGAGAAAAATAAGAACGAGAAGGACAGCAGCGAAAGCAGCGAGGAGAAGGATgaccaaaaggaaaacaagcaGAAGGATCCCCTTTCCCTAATGCCACAGAAGAAAGTGGAATCCACCCAGAAGCCAGTGCCAGTTCCTATTCAAGTAGCAGTTCCAAAACCAGTTTCAGTTTTGGAGCCTGCAAAGACGACCGAGGACATCGCTATGCCGCCTATGCCACTGAAGGACACTCCCACGCCCAAACCTCTGGAGATCGCGCCCCTTCACCAGCAGACCCAACCCAAGGGCAAGGACATTGATAGGCTCAAGTACCAAGTAGCTTAG
- the ImpL1 gene encoding Ecdysone-inducible gene L1, isoform B: MRPYQVVCIVGKSRISKLTSSGSPIINWYAPISFLAVAALLLLEAIPADAKRRKHKGSDHHYEKSDPHKTKTKTKWSSSTDLAGNTPISTEEHGYYVKRTFAAPGEIGAAQKRLSPPYLAIPIAWFSCESGQKNCQSSNSAAINSAAQSLSEGYLCDDDCDELYEPICGRTTSEVAVFYNKCKLGVAKCRSHGLWTDFAYAECQAKYPQETAYADKKFRSSPYFRDAAIVEQLKLEEEKRKQEEEQHKLEKEQKKKEKAEKNKNEKDSSESSEEKDDQKENKQKDPLSLMPQKKVESTQKPVPVPIQVAVPKPVSVLEPAKTTEDIAMPPMPLKDTPTPKPLEIAPLHQQTQPKGKDIDRLKYQVA, encoded by the coding sequence ATGAGGCCATACCAAGTAGTTTGCATCGTAGGTAAGTCTCGCATATCGAAGCTGACCAGTTCTGGAAGTCCCATAATTAACTGGTATGCGCCCATTTCCTTTTTAGCAGTAGCAGCTCTGCTGCTTTTGGAGGCGATTCCCGCGGATGCAAAGCGGCGCAAGCACAAGGGCTCCGATCATCACTATGAAAAGTCTGATCCCCACAAGACCAAGACAAAGACCAAGTGGTCTAGCTCCACGGATTTGGCTGGAAACACTCCAATTTCCACCGAAGAGCACGGCTACTATGTAAAGCGCACCTTTGCGGCTCCCGGTGAGATTGGAGCCGCACAGAAGCGTCTAAGTCCCCCCTATTTGGCCATTCCCATCGCCTGGTTCAGCTGTGAGTCGGGCCAGAAGAATTGCCAGTCTTCCAATTCCGCGGCTATCAACAGTGCCGCGCAGTCCTTGAGCGAGGGCTATCTGTGCGACGATGATTGCGATGAACTGTACGAGCCCATCTGCGGCAGGACCACCTCAGAGGTGGCCGTTTTCTACAACAAGTGCAAGTTGGGTGTAGCCAAGTGCCGATCCCACGGTCTTTGGACGGACTTCGCCTATGCCGAGTGCCAGGCGAAATATCCGCAGGAAACTGCCTATGCCGACAAGAAGTTCCGGTCATCGCCTTATTTCCGGGATGCGGCCATCGTGGAGCAATTGAagctggaggaggagaagcGTAAGCAGGAGGAGGAACAACACAAGCTGGAGAAGGAGCaaaagaagaaggagaagGCTGAGAAAAATAAGAACGAGAAGGACAGCAGCGAAAGCAGCGAGGAGAAGGATgaccaaaaggaaaacaagcaGAAGGATCCCCTTTCCCTAATGCCACAGAAGAAAGTGGAATCCACCCAGAAGCCAGTGCCAGTTCCTATTCAAGTAGCAGTTCCAAAACCAGTTTCAGTTTTGGAGCCTGCAAAGACGACCGAGGACATCGCTATGCCGCCTATGCCACTGAAGGACACTCCCACGCCCAAACCTCTGGAGATCGCGCCCCTTCACCAGCAGACCCAACCCAAGGGCAAGGACATTGATAGGCTCAAGTACCAAGTAGCTTAG